From Denitrovibrio acetiphilus DSM 12809, the proteins below share one genomic window:
- a CDS encoding AEC family transporter yields MGFLILLTQSVLPIFIILGIANIYYRVFKPDIKQLVDISLYIFSPSVVFYGLVKENVSIMIMSRYLFLMLIMTTLLMLLGYFAGRVLRLSRNNIILFMLSVSMINIGNFGVPLIHFTYGDAGLSPSILTFVAFNMPLVTVAIYLSSNEATISGALKDVIRIPMFPATVLAIIITSLHIPVPETIMKLTGFIGQATFPFFIFVLGLQMTTIKLNRKIIGAAMASVLIRLGISPFIMAGVLMMMSFDGLPYSVALVQASGPSALLPLMYAVKFGREADLLAAAILLSTAISAFTLPVVIHFAG; encoded by the coding sequence ATGGGATTTTTAATTTTACTGACTCAGTCGGTTTTGCCCATCTTTATAATTCTGGGCATCGCAAACATATATTACAGAGTTTTCAAACCGGACATTAAGCAGCTTGTTGATATATCTTTATACATTTTTTCTCCTTCAGTGGTCTTTTACGGACTGGTGAAGGAGAATGTCAGTATCATGATTATGAGCAGATACCTGTTTCTTATGCTGATAATGACAACACTGCTTATGCTTCTGGGATATTTTGCGGGCAGAGTGCTGAGGCTCTCCAGAAATAACATCATTCTCTTTATGCTGAGCGTCTCTATGATAAATATAGGAAACTTCGGAGTCCCGCTCATACACTTCACATACGGCGACGCGGGGTTGAGCCCTTCTATCCTGACATTTGTAGCTTTCAACATGCCCCTTGTAACGGTAGCAATCTATCTTTCCAGCAATGAGGCGACTATAAGCGGTGCACTAAAAGATGTCATACGCATACCTATGTTTCCTGCTACAGTTCTGGCAATAATAATCACATCTCTGCATATACCTGTTCCGGAGACGATAATGAAGCTTACAGGCTTTATAGGGCAGGCGACCTTTCCGTTCTTTATATTCGTGCTCGGACTTCAGATGACAACTATAAAGCTTAATAGAAAAATAATAGGGGCAGCAATGGCTTCTGTCCTGATAAGGCTGGGGATTTCCCCTTTTATAATGGCGGGTGTTCTGATGATGATGTCTTTTGACGGGCTGCCTTACTCTGTGGCTCTTGTTCAGGCGTCAGGTCCGTCTGCTCTGCTACCTCTTATGTATGCAGTGAAGTTCGGACGCGAAGCTGACCTTCTGGCTGCGGCGATACTTCTCAGTACAGCAATATCAGCCTTTACTCTGCCTGTGGTGATACATTTTGCAGGTTAG
- a CDS encoding carboxymuconolactone decarboxylase family protein, with translation MSIIEKYETTRKGFWDYLGEVGETNEIFQEHYTKSYAPGIISAKNKRLMGMVGAAVAGCEGCMLGQVTHAIAEGATRAEIVEACAVAFSLGGTMAGSKISLIIQFMDEKEIK, from the coding sequence ATGAGCATAATAGAAAAATATGAAACAACGAGGAAAGGTTTCTGGGATTATCTGGGTGAAGTGGGCGAAACAAATGAAATATTTCAGGAGCACTACACAAAGTCCTACGCCCCGGGAATCATAAGCGCAAAGAACAAAAGACTTATGGGTATGGTGGGCGCTGCTGTGGCAGGGTGTGAAGGCTGTATGCTCGGGCAGGTTACCCATGCTATCGCCGAGGGTGCAACAAGGGCAGAGATAGTCGAAGCCTGTGCAGTGGCATTTTCTCTCGGCGGTACAATGGCAGGGTCAAAGATCTCTCTCATAATCCAGTTCATGGACGAGAAGGAGATAAAATAA
- a CDS encoding LysR substrate-binding domain-containing protein, translating to MDLSIELLKTFIVVVEEMNFTRAAERLYKTQSAVSLQMKRLSEEVGEPLFCRKGKTLALTEKGEKLRMYAVRILKSHEEACIGLSGSGVAGNITLGISDEYTPIIFTKILAGFAERYPNVSVGVVCKPSPELKKRVDENLLDIAILAEYESSGLLLRYEPMMWMASRTYAYDGGVVQLAVYPDYCIARNTGIEYLAKAGVPYRIAYETESSRLLRSAVKSGMAVSPVLSRVYRDDHYRQLGSEEGFPELPHIPVTLHRSKDRNDEVAEYLLEHIKKVFREI from the coding sequence ATGGATCTGTCAATCGAGCTTTTGAAAACATTTATTGTTGTAGTCGAGGAGATGAATTTCACCCGTGCAGCAGAGAGGCTTTACAAAACCCAGTCTGCTGTCAGTCTGCAAATGAAGCGCCTAAGTGAAGAGGTGGGTGAGCCTCTCTTCTGCCGTAAAGGGAAAACGCTTGCTCTTACAGAGAAAGGTGAGAAACTCCGGATGTATGCGGTTCGCATCCTGAAATCTCACGAAGAGGCGTGTATTGGTCTCTCAGGAAGCGGAGTTGCAGGGAACATAACTCTCGGCATCTCTGATGAGTATACACCTATAATTTTTACAAAAATATTAGCCGGTTTTGCTGAAAGGTATCCCAATGTCAGTGTAGGGGTTGTCTGTAAGCCCAGCCCCGAGCTTAAGAAACGTGTTGATGAAAATCTGCTTGATATTGCCATTCTTGCAGAGTATGAATCAAGTGGTCTGCTGCTGAGATATGAACCCATGATGTGGATGGCTTCCAGAACATATGCTTATGACGGCGGAGTTGTGCAGCTGGCGGTATATCCTGACTACTGCATTGCAAGGAACACCGGAATTGAGTACCTTGCAAAGGCTGGCGTCCCCTACCGTATAGCTTACGAGACAGAGAGCTCAAGGCTTCTGCGAAGCGCTGTTAAGTCAGGCATGGCTGTTTCCCCTGTGCTCAGCAGGGTATACAGAGATGATCATTACAGACAGCTGGGCTCAGAAGAGGGTTTTCCGGAGCTTCCGCATATCCCCGTTACTCTGCACAGGAGTAAAGATAGGAACGATGAGGTCGCAGAATACCTGCTTGAACATATAAAGAAAGTTTTCAGAGAGATCTGA
- a CDS encoding CYTH domain-containing protein: MNEIERKFIADKTKMPVPSSSVDIRQGYVALDENGSEVRLREKGGMYYLTVKSGGDLERMESEIQISEEEFEKLWIFTEGRRVEKIRYKIPLEGGLVCELDIFSGALKGLVTAEVEFKDLSTAESFVPPVWFGEEVTRDSRYKNKNLAVKGL; this comes from the coding sequence ATGAACGAGATAGAGAGAAAATTCATTGCAGACAAAACAAAGATGCCTGTGCCCAGTTCCAGTGTGGATATACGTCAGGGGTATGTTGCCCTCGATGAAAACGGCAGTGAAGTCCGCCTTCGTGAAAAGGGGGGGATGTATTATCTAACAGTAAAGTCCGGCGGAGATCTCGAGCGGATGGAATCTGAGATACAGATATCAGAAGAAGAATTCGAAAAGCTGTGGATATTTACTGAAGGGCGCAGAGTTGAAAAGATCAGATATAAAATACCCCTCGAAGGTGGGCTTGTGTGTGAGCTTGACATTTTTTCCGGTGCTTTGAAAGGGCTTGTGACGGCAGAGGTGGAGTTTAAGGATTTAAGCACCGCGGAGAGCTTTGTCCCGCCTGTATGGTTTGGTGAAGAAGTGACTAGAGACAGCAGATATAAGAATAAAAATCTCGCTGTGAAGGGGTTGTAA
- a CDS encoding NUDIX hydrolase: MTFSAVPEYFYRQSGAIPYRVKNGELQVLLITSRKSRKWIIPKGVVEPYMTPQESAAQEAYEEAGVFGRVWDEPVGVYEVEKWGGLCTVTVFPMLVTKVYEDWMEGNFRKRKWFKAEKAIDAAGKQKLRALIKKFVKEFSVKI; the protein is encoded by the coding sequence ATGACTTTCAGTGCAGTACCCGAGTATTTCTACAGGCAGTCAGGCGCTATCCCCTACAGGGTCAAAAATGGAGAACTTCAGGTTCTTCTTATTACCAGCAGAAAGAGTAGGAAATGGATAATCCCCAAAGGTGTTGTGGAACCATATATGACACCGCAGGAATCCGCAGCTCAGGAAGCATACGAAGAGGCGGGTGTTTTCGGCAGAGTGTGGGACGAGCCTGTAGGGGTTTACGAGGTTGAAAAATGGGGCGGGCTGTGCACTGTGACTGTTTTCCCTATGCTGGTGACTAAAGTTTATGAAGACTGGATGGAAGGAAACTTCCGCAAACGTAAGTGGTTTAAAGCTGAAAAGGCAATTGACGCAGCCGGAAAGCAAAAGCTGAGAGCTCTGATAAAGAAATTCGTAAAAGAGTTCAGTGTTAAAATATAG
- a CDS encoding dihydroorotate oxidase has protein sequence MSDIRTSFMGLTLKNPVIVGSSTLTDTPEKIKALADNGAAAVVLKSLFEQEVRNLKDSAQCCNYHPEAYYYDMSDAGMLYGISEYLQLIRDAKLATDIPVIASICCEKAAWWKTYPERIANAGADALELNINMLSLHGAKSPADIYKDTLQIIHTVKNTTDLPFSVKLSPYCCSIPYLVKMLKEEGAKGVTLFSRLFELGINTNTFECEPASYYSSPEETFKVLRWVHLVSEQVDIEICGNTGIHTSREIIQHIIAGAGAVQMVSSIYKNGPEIIRTCLEELEQYMFDRQFNTLHELKGFLSTKEKDFDLLYFNSLTHDRFQLDSHMG, from the coding sequence ATGTCTGATATCCGAACCAGCTTTATGGGGCTGACACTTAAAAATCCCGTCATCGTAGGGAGCAGTACTCTCACAGACACTCCGGAGAAGATAAAAGCCTTGGCAGACAACGGTGCAGCGGCAGTGGTGCTCAAGTCACTCTTTGAACAGGAAGTGCGAAACCTGAAAGACTCCGCTCAGTGCTGCAACTACCACCCCGAAGCCTACTACTACGACATGAGCGATGCAGGCATGCTTTACGGTATATCCGAATACCTGCAGCTGATCCGTGATGCAAAGCTGGCAACTGACATCCCCGTAATAGCAAGCATCTGCTGCGAAAAAGCTGCATGGTGGAAAACGTATCCGGAGAGAATCGCCAACGCCGGAGCTGACGCACTTGAGCTGAACATCAACATGCTCTCTCTGCACGGCGCAAAGTCCCCTGCTGATATATATAAAGATACGCTCCAGATAATACATACGGTCAAAAACACCACAGACCTGCCTTTCTCTGTCAAACTTTCCCCTTACTGCTGCTCGATTCCATACCTTGTTAAAATGCTGAAAGAAGAAGGGGCAAAAGGGGTCACACTATTCTCAAGACTTTTTGAACTTGGCATAAACACAAATACTTTTGAGTGCGAACCTGCGAGCTACTACAGTTCACCTGAAGAGACATTTAAGGTTCTGCGGTGGGTGCATCTTGTTTCCGAACAGGTTGATATTGAAATATGCGGCAATACGGGAATACACACATCAAGAGAGATCATCCAGCACATAATCGCAGGCGCGGGTGCTGTACAAATGGTTTCCAGTATTTACAAAAACGGACCGGAGATAATCCGTACCTGCCTCGAAGAGCTCGAACAGTACATGTTTGACAGGCAATTCAACACTCTTCACGAACTGAAAGGCTTTTTAAGTACAAAAGAGAAGGACTTTGATCTGTTATACTTTAATTCACTTACCCACGACAGATTTCAGCTCGACAGCCACATGGGATAG